In a single window of the Oryctolagus cuniculus chromosome 9, mOryCun1.1, whole genome shotgun sequence genome:
- the RBP5 gene encoding retinol-binding protein 5 isoform X2 — MPPNLTGYYRFVSQKNLEDYLKALNIHVALRKLVLLLKPDKEIDDRGTHMTVKTLSPFRNYVMEFEVGVEFEEDLRIVDGRKCQTIVTWEEEQLVCVQRGEVPNRGWRHWLEGEKLYLELTAGDAVCEQVFRKVR; from the exons ATGCCCCCCAATCTCACCGGCTACTACCGCTTCGTCTCACAGAAGAATCTGGAGGACTACCTGAAAGCCCTAA ACATCCACGTGGCTCTGCGGAAGCTCGTGCTGCTGCTGAAGCCAGACAAGGAGATTGACGACCGGGGCACCCACATGACCGTGAAGACTCTGAGCCCCTTCCGCAACTACGTCATGGAATTCGAGGTGGGGGTTGAGTTTGAGGAGGACCTGCGGATCGTGGATGGACGAAAatgccag ACCATAGTAacctgggaggaggagcagctggtgtGCGTGCAGAGAGGGGAGGTCCCCAACCGAGGCTGGAGACACTGGCTGGAGGGGGAGAAGCTGTACCTG GAGCTGACAGCAGGGGATGCCGTGTGCGAGCAGGTCTTCAGGAAGGTCAGATAG
- the RBP5 gene encoding retinol-binding protein 5 isoform X1 translates to MPPNLTGYYRFVSQKNLEDYLKALNIHVALRKLVLLLKPDKEIDDRGTHMTVKTLSPFRNYVMEFEVGVEFEEDLRIVDGRKCQTIVTWEEEQLVCVQRGEVPNRGWRHWLEGEKLYLAPGRSPFFLKLHCPVADLTCSSRSGLPDERNRKRRKSPGEQPVSTLASSVPSKN, encoded by the exons ATGCCCCCCAATCTCACCGGCTACTACCGCTTCGTCTCACAGAAGAATCTGGAGGACTACCTGAAAGCCCTAA ACATCCACGTGGCTCTGCGGAAGCTCGTGCTGCTGCTGAAGCCAGACAAGGAGATTGACGACCGGGGCACCCACATGACCGTGAAGACTCTGAGCCCCTTCCGCAACTACGTCATGGAATTCGAGGTGGGGGTTGAGTTTGAGGAGGACCTGCGGATCGTGGATGGACGAAAatgccag ACCATAGTAacctgggaggaggagcagctggtgtGCGTGCAGAGAGGGGAGGTCCCCAACCGAGGCTGGAGACACTGGCTGGAGGGGGAGAAGCTGTACCTG GCCCCAGGCCGGAGTCCTTTCTTTCTCAAACTCCACTGCCCAGTAGCTGACCTCACTTGCAGTTCAAGGTCTGGCCTCCCAGATGAAAGAAACAGGAAGAGGCGAAAGAGCCCTGGAGAGCAGCCAGTCTCCACTCTGGCCTCCTCTGTTCCTTCTAAGAACTGA